One part of the Candidatus Kouleothrix ribensis genome encodes these proteins:
- a CDS encoding alpha/beta fold hydrolase, whose protein sequence is MPLLDVRDLRIYYELHGAPGAPALVLLNGALDTIESDWAHQLPALAERYRVLAYDHRGHGRTSRSAEPFASYDQLADDLAGLLDGLGLARAHFCGFSDGGITLLYFALRWPARVCSLTLVGAQYTNDERTLALLAKMTPERIVARLPEWAARLAQLHDTHHTPGYWQALMRQMLALWPVQPSLTLGQLAQISAPVLLIAGERDGFGHIDQQVAMRRALPQAQLCILPAAGHPVMNEQPDLFRIALLQFLHDNETL, encoded by the coding sequence ATGCCACTGCTCGATGTGCGCGACCTGCGGATCTATTACGAGCTGCACGGCGCGCCGGGCGCGCCCGCGCTGGTGCTGCTCAACGGCGCGCTCGACACGATCGAGTCCGACTGGGCGCACCAGCTGCCGGCCCTAGCCGAGCGCTACCGCGTGCTGGCCTACGACCACCGCGGCCACGGGCGCACCAGCCGCTCGGCCGAGCCGTTTGCCAGCTACGACCAGCTGGCCGACGACCTGGCGGGGCTGCTGGATGGCCTGGGGCTTGCGCGGGCGCACTTCTGCGGCTTCAGCGACGGCGGCATCACGCTGCTGTACTTCGCGCTGCGCTGGCCCGCGCGCGTGTGCTCGCTGACGCTGGTGGGCGCTCAGTATACCAACGACGAGCGTACGCTCGCGCTGCTGGCCAAGATGACGCCCGAGCGGATCGTGGCGCGCCTGCCCGAGTGGGCCGCGCGGCTCGCGCAGCTGCACGACACGCACCACACGCCGGGCTACTGGCAAGCGCTCATGCGCCAGATGTTGGCGCTCTGGCCGGTGCAGCCGAGCCTGACGCTCGGCCAGCTCGCGCAGATCAGCGCCCCGGTGCTGCTGATCGCCGGTGAGCGCGATGGCTTTGGCCATATCGACCAGCAGGTGGCCATGCGGCGCGCGCTGCCGCAGGCACAGCTGTGCATCCTGCCGGCGGCCGGCCACCCGGTGATGAACGAGCAGCCTGATCTGTTCCGGATCGCGTTACTGCAATTCCTACACGATAACGAGA